From the genome of Methylomonas sp. UP202, one region includes:
- the ltrA gene encoding group II intron reverse transcriptase/maturase codes for MTTVHALEQPLLETIVARDNLQRAWKRVKANKGAAGVDAIAVADFPAWAQQHWPTIKTQLMSGDYQPQAVRRVWIPKPNGDKRPLGIPTITDRVIQQAIAQQLAPHFEREFSHNSYGFRPGRNAHQAIRQVRDYIRAKYRMVVDIDLAAFFDNVNHDVLMRLLSKRISDKRVLQLIGRYLRAGVIENGQWQATTKGVPQGGPLSPLLANIVLHELDVYLHQCGHRFVRYADDFVICVRSLRAAQRVQANITRFLEQRLKLHVNLNKSRICTSNELEFLGFCFRCNKIVWSDKALHRFKRRIKQLTGRSWGVSLAYRYRELRRYIVGWMNYFALSEYYRPVPELDEWLRRRMHCCYWTDICSCNICIHAILGDQTVAVAAHQD; via the coding sequence ATGACAACCGTGCACGCCTTGGAACAACCACTACTGGAAACCATCGTCGCCCGCGACAACCTGCAACGTGCCTGGAAGCGCGTAAAGGCGAACAAGGGCGCGGCTGGGGTTGATGCGATTGCCGTGGCGGATTTTCCCGCCTGGGCGCAACAACACTGGCCGACCATCAAGACCCAACTGATGAGCGGCGACTACCAACCGCAAGCAGTTCGGCGGGTGTGGATACCCAAACCCAACGGCGATAAACGGCCGCTGGGCATTCCCACAATCACCGACCGTGTCATCCAGCAAGCCATAGCGCAACAACTCGCGCCGCACTTCGAACGCGAGTTCAGCCACAACAGCTACGGGTTTCGCCCCGGACGTAACGCCCACCAAGCCATCCGGCAAGTGCGCGACTATATCCGGGCGAAATACCGGATGGTGGTGGACATCGATTTGGCCGCCTTCTTCGACAACGTCAATCACGACGTGTTGATGCGACTTCTCAGTAAACGCATTAGCGACAAGCGGGTGCTGCAACTGATCGGCCGTTATTTGCGCGCCGGCGTTATCGAAAACGGCCAATGGCAAGCGACCACTAAGGGCGTTCCCCAAGGCGGTCCGCTATCGCCGTTGCTGGCTAATATCGTGTTGCACGAGTTGGACGTCTACCTGCACCAGTGCGGCCATCGGTTTGTCCGATACGCCGACGACTTCGTCATCTGTGTGCGCAGCCTACGGGCGGCACAACGAGTGCAGGCCAACATCACCCGGTTTCTGGAGCAGCGGTTGAAACTACACGTCAATCTCAACAAAAGCCGTATCTGTACCAGCAACGAACTGGAGTTTCTCGGGTTTTGCTTCCGATGCAACAAAATCGTCTGGAGCGACAAGGCGCTACACCGCTTTAAACGTCGCATCAAACAACTCACGGGACGCTCGTGGGGAGTCAGCCTGGCTTACCGCTACCGCGAACTGCGCCGCTATATCGTGGGTTGGATGAACTACTTTGCGTTATCGGAATATTACCGGCCAGTCCCAGAGCTGGACGAATGGCTAAGGCGGCGCATGCACTGCTGCTACTGGACAGATATATGCTCCTGCAATATCTGCATTCACGCCATCCTTGGCGATCAAACAGTGGCGGTGGCCGCGCACCAAGATTAG